Proteins co-encoded in one Bacillus sp. FSL H8-0547 genomic window:
- a CDS encoding YbdD/YjiX family protein has protein sequence MFKKLTEMLALRKQFISLIAGVPSYEKYVEHMTKHHPDQPVQSRKEFFCEAQDARYNAKGGKVSRCC, from the coding sequence ATGTTTAAAAAACTGACGGAAATGCTGGCACTGCGAAAACAGTTTATCAGTTTAATCGCAGGGGTTCCAAGCTATGAAAAATACGTTGAACACATGACAAAACATCATCCGGATCAGCCGGTTCAATCGAGAAAAGAGTTTTTCTGCGAAGCGCAGGACGCCCGCTATAATGCAAAGGGAGGAAAAGTGTCGCGCTGCTGCTGA
- a CDS encoding DUF4179 domain-containing protein translates to MNDHFENEMNRVMNKEKEIPVKVRQSLEQSYDLIRVKSKKKKARYIWKQAAAAACALLITGAVLSNEHVMAGVNEFFAFGDKGIEQAVNKGFVQENTSAAADQNITIVLAGQFSDKNKAGMSFQLTFEDPSILDRAQEVTMDYRVKNGDGEYIAEFIPDTKVLKGTGSHPSLSDSQNSLMNKETGHIQYDVILESHKGQMPALKGAVVEIESVNVFYGTDEMKKIDGKWELSAADSNKMSADSVVQYEVEGKSSAIHVSKAEANPTSLNLIFSLEGEHEDENLFAHRTKLIDEEGNEYMADGFSMNRQNNKTVISANYPITSFNQSGKLKLIVGEIGEADLKRK, encoded by the coding sequence ATGAATGATCATTTCGAGAATGAAATGAACCGGGTGATGAATAAAGAAAAAGAGATACCTGTTAAAGTGAGGCAATCTTTAGAGCAGTCCTACGATTTAATCCGGGTCAAATCAAAGAAGAAAAAAGCCCGCTATATTTGGAAACAGGCTGCTGCAGCAGCATGCGCTCTACTTATTACAGGTGCTGTGCTTTCCAATGAACATGTAATGGCTGGTGTGAACGAGTTCTTTGCCTTTGGGGACAAAGGGATCGAGCAAGCTGTCAATAAAGGTTTCGTACAGGAAAATACGAGTGCAGCAGCCGATCAGAACATAACGATCGTTCTTGCCGGACAATTCTCTGACAAAAATAAAGCAGGAATGAGCTTTCAGCTGACTTTTGAAGATCCTTCGATTCTGGATCGTGCACAAGAAGTAACGATGGATTACCGGGTGAAAAACGGAGATGGCGAATATATCGCAGAATTTATTCCGGATACAAAGGTTTTGAAAGGAACCGGCAGTCATCCATCCCTTTCTGATTCACAAAATTCCCTGATGAATAAAGAAACGGGGCATATTCAGTACGATGTCATCCTTGAATCCCATAAAGGGCAGATGCCAGCCTTAAAAGGGGCTGTTGTAGAAATAGAAAGCGTCAATGTCTTCTACGGAACAGATGAAATGAAGAAAATTGACGGCAAGTGGGAACTTTCTGCGGCGGACAGCAATAAGATGAGTGCTGATTCAGTGGTTCAATATGAAGTGGAGGGCAAGTCATCTGCGATTCATGTGTCTAAAGCCGAGGCGAACCCAACTTCATTAAATCTGATCTTTTCACTAGAAGGGGAACATGAGGATGAAAACCTGTTTGCGCACCGCACGAAATTGATCGATGAAGAAGGAAATGAATACATGGCGGACGGCTTCAGCATGAACAGGCAAAACAACAAAACCGTTATCTCTGCAAACTATCCCATTACTTCTTTTAACCAGTCAGGCAAGCTTAAACTGATTGTCGGGGAAATCGGAGAAGCAGACCTGAAAAGAAAATAG
- a CDS encoding VOC family protein, translating into MIWNEAIQHVSLSVTNLQAAKHFYENVLCLTEIDRPPFDSEGVWYGIGNQQLHLLVDENSQTLRKQHNLVSTEGHLALRMADYQAAVEWLAKHYIEFREDVNGVSGFDQIFLNDPDGNLIELNVEQNKQKEG; encoded by the coding sequence ATGATTTGGAATGAGGCGATACAGCATGTGAGCCTGTCTGTAACAAATCTTCAGGCAGCGAAGCATTTTTATGAGAACGTCCTTTGTCTGACGGAAATCGACAGGCCTCCGTTTGATTCAGAGGGAGTCTGGTATGGAATCGGAAATCAGCAGCTTCACTTGCTGGTGGATGAAAACTCTCAGACACTTCGGAAACAGCATAACCTTGTCTCGACAGAAGGTCACCTGGCTCTTAGAATGGCAGATTACCAGGCTGCTGTTGAGTGGCTGGCCAAGCATTATATCGAGTTCCGTGAAGATGTCAATGGCGTCAGCGGCTTTGACCAGATTTTCCTGAATGACCCGGACGGCAATCTGATTGAACTGAATGTAGAGCAAAACAAGCAGAAAGAGGGCTGA
- a CDS encoding ATP-binding protein: protein MLAEKLTLHILIVLVPVLIYSVFFENRRMVNSPYFSGILYGAASFLCMIFAYYEYGLYWDLRYVPMVLALLYGGPAAGLIVFGFILAARTYLGGDALLYGYLSACLALIIPFLFSKRFRKYKPKKRVQLSIIIGFWPTMIQLSILLAYLVANGMAAGNKLFFYVFIFSILQVMAIGVSSKVLEAGIERKMMKHEIIRTEKLTTIGELAASIAHEVRNPLTVVKGFLQLMGKNHKNDEQYMSLIMSELGRAESILTDYLNFAKPKLKQIEEFQLSDLIMEVIQLLHPLAVKHGVRLSYQLNPGLYIETDRSQLKQAFVNLLKNAIEATPAGGSVRAQLYSKKMNAITVITDTGKGMNAEQLSKIGTVFYSTKDEGTGLGTTVSIRIIETMKGRVAYKSEVGLGTEVTMILPLKKLKNK, encoded by the coding sequence ATGCTTGCAGAGAAACTTACGCTCCACATTTTGATTGTGCTGGTTCCTGTCCTTATTTATTCTGTCTTTTTTGAAAACAGGCGTATGGTCAATTCTCCTTATTTTTCAGGAATTCTATACGGGGCAGCGTCTTTTTTGTGCATGATTTTTGCTTACTATGAATATGGCCTTTATTGGGATTTGCGCTATGTTCCCATGGTGCTTGCCCTGCTGTACGGAGGACCTGCTGCAGGCCTGATCGTGTTCGGCTTTATTCTTGCTGCAAGAACATACCTTGGGGGAGATGCTCTTTTGTATGGTTATTTGAGCGCATGTCTGGCTTTAATCATCCCCTTCCTGTTTTCAAAGCGCTTCAGAAAATATAAGCCTAAGAAGCGGGTGCAATTGTCCATCATTATTGGTTTCTGGCCAACCATGATCCAGCTTTCCATTCTGCTTGCATACTTGGTCGCAAACGGCATGGCAGCCGGAAATAAGCTTTTCTTCTACGTTTTTATCTTCAGCATCCTCCAGGTGATGGCGATCGGTGTATCCTCTAAGGTGCTTGAAGCAGGGATTGAACGCAAGATGATGAAGCATGAAATCATCCGTACGGAAAAATTAACGACGATAGGCGAACTCGCTGCATCAATCGCACATGAAGTCAGAAACCCGCTGACAGTTGTTAAAGGGTTCCTGCAGCTGATGGGTAAAAATCATAAAAACGATGAACAGTACATGTCCCTGATCATGAGTGAACTTGGAAGGGCAGAAAGTATTCTTACTGACTACCTGAATTTCGCTAAACCTAAGCTTAAGCAGATCGAGGAATTTCAGCTTTCAGATCTGATCATGGAAGTTATTCAGCTGCTGCACCCCCTGGCAGTGAAGCACGGTGTCCGGCTTTCTTATCAGCTGAACCCGGGGCTTTATATTGAAACAGACCGAAGCCAGCTGAAGCAGGCGTTTGTTAATCTGCTCAAAAATGCAATTGAAGCCACACCGGCAGGCGGAAGCGTCAGGGCTCAGCTGTATTCAAAAAAGATGAACGCCATTACAGTTATAACGGATACAGGAAAAGGAATGAACGCCGAGCAGCTTTCTAAAATCGGGACCGTTTTTTATTCCACAAAAGATGAAGGCACCGGACTTGGCACCACGGTGTCAATCCGGATCATTGAAACGATGAAAGGCAGAGTGGCTTATAAGAGTGAGGTCGGACTGGGCACTGAGGTAACAATGATTCTGCCGCTGAAAAAGTTGAAAAACAAATAA
- a CDS encoding ATP-dependent DNA helicase, giving the protein MREIRISVRSLAEYVFRAGSIDARFRTSATMTEGTKAHQAIQKTYGELDQSEVMLKTSVTHKEIAFLLEGRCDGLLLSEEIPVIDEIKSTSRDLSDIEEDAYPVHWAQAKCYAYMLAEDRGFEAVCVQMTYVSVKSGEQVRFRKPFSAEELSAFMDGLISAYYPYAEARAKHLEKRNTSVKASEFPFQTYREGQRKLAGTVYKAIDDKTDLFAQASTGIGKTISTIFPAVKAIGEGKLDTFYYLTAKTITRKAAEDTLAFMESNGLHVNSVTITAKDKVCLKEETRCQKEYCEYANGYYDRINGAVLDILKNETRMTADVIHHYAQKHTVCPFEFSLDLSNTADAIICDYNYIFDPRVSLKRFFDEQKKGTALLIDEAHNLVDRGRAMFSAALKKSDFLQLKREFKTKNQGVFENAKKVNDYFIAQKKQPEQLMKDRPEELIEMLQPFSEEAERELLSGNASEFLLDVYFQVQAFLKISNLYDERFVTIAEADKKDAVIKLVCLDPSFLLQQVKKPYRSSIHFSATLSPLSFYMDMLGGTSEDYQVKIPSPFAKENLEVYIMPISTRYHDRERSRMPIAFMMKQLLEERSGNYLVFFPSYAYMKEVYETFEELDLPIKTMLQHAHMTEDEREAFLYAFQEESSETLIGFAVMGGVFSEGVDLIGNRLNGVIVVGVGLPQIGFERNVMKEYFQQSGRNGFDYAYVYPGMNKVLQAGGRLIRSEDDTGTIVLVDDRFLTEKYQALLPNEWSSFYLLNKPFI; this is encoded by the coding sequence ATGAGAGAAATCCGAATTTCAGTCCGCTCCCTTGCTGAGTATGTTTTCCGGGCCGGAAGCATTGATGCACGGTTCCGGACATCAGCGACGATGACAGAAGGGACAAAAGCCCACCAGGCCATTCAGAAAACATATGGAGAGCTCGACCAGAGCGAAGTCATGCTGAAAACGAGTGTAACCCATAAAGAAATTGCGTTTCTGCTAGAAGGAAGATGCGACGGTCTGCTTTTGTCAGAGGAAATTCCCGTCATTGATGAAATTAAATCAACCTCACGGGATCTTTCAGACATAGAAGAAGACGCGTATCCCGTCCACTGGGCACAGGCTAAATGCTATGCATACATGCTTGCCGAAGACCGCGGATTTGAAGCTGTATGCGTTCAGATGACATATGTCAGTGTGAAGTCAGGTGAACAGGTCCGCTTCAGAAAACCATTTTCTGCAGAAGAATTGAGCGCGTTTATGGATGGTTTAATCAGCGCCTATTATCCGTACGCCGAGGCAAGAGCGAAGCATCTGGAAAAAAGAAATACTTCCGTCAAAGCGTCTGAATTCCCGTTTCAAACATACAGAGAAGGTCAAAGAAAGCTTGCAGGCACGGTGTACAAAGCCATCGATGATAAAACGGATCTGTTTGCACAGGCTTCAACCGGAATTGGAAAAACCATCTCCACCATCTTTCCTGCTGTCAAAGCGATAGGTGAAGGCAAGCTCGATACGTTTTATTATTTAACCGCCAAAACGATTACCCGAAAGGCAGCAGAAGACACTCTGGCTTTTATGGAGAGCAATGGCCTTCACGTGAACAGCGTAACGATAACAGCTAAAGACAAGGTCTGTTTAAAAGAAGAAACACGGTGCCAAAAAGAGTACTGCGAGTATGCAAATGGCTACTATGACAGAATTAACGGGGCTGTTCTCGATATTCTTAAAAATGAAACAAGGATGACTGCCGATGTCATCCATCACTACGCACAAAAGCATACAGTGTGCCCGTTTGAATTCTCACTGGATCTCTCCAATACGGCAGATGCCATTATCTGTGATTATAACTATATATTTGATCCGCGCGTTTCTCTTAAAAGGTTTTTTGATGAGCAAAAGAAAGGGACAGCGCTTCTAATTGACGAGGCCCACAATCTCGTTGACAGAGGAAGAGCGATGTTTTCTGCGGCGCTTAAAAAATCAGATTTTCTGCAGCTGAAACGGGAATTTAAAACGAAAAACCAAGGTGTCTTTGAAAACGCCAAAAAAGTAAATGATTACTTTATCGCACAAAAGAAGCAGCCTGAACAGCTGATGAAGGATAGACCTGAAGAGTTGATTGAAATGCTTCAGCCCTTTTCGGAAGAGGCGGAAAGAGAGCTATTGTCAGGGAATGCCTCAGAATTTCTGCTTGATGTTTATTTTCAAGTGCAGGCCTTTCTTAAGATCTCAAATCTGTATGATGAACGCTTTGTCACGATTGCAGAAGCAGACAAAAAAGATGCAGTCATTAAGCTAGTTTGCCTTGATCCGTCGTTTCTCCTGCAGCAGGTGAAAAAACCGTACCGTTCAAGCATCCATTTCTCTGCGACGCTCTCTCCGCTTTCTTTTTATATGGATATGCTGGGAGGCACATCGGAAGATTATCAGGTTAAGATTCCGTCTCCGTTTGCAAAGGAAAACCTGGAAGTCTATATCATGCCGATCTCTACAAGGTACCACGACAGGGAAAGAAGCCGCATGCCGATTGCCTTCATGATGAAGCAGTTGCTTGAGGAGAGGAGCGGAAACTATCTGGTTTTTTTCCCTTCCTATGCCTACATGAAAGAAGTTTACGAGACGTTTGAGGAACTGGACCTACCTATTAAAACGATGCTGCAGCACGCGCACATGACAGAAGATGAAAGGGAGGCGTTTTTGTACGCTTTTCAGGAAGAAAGCAGCGAAACCCTGATTGGGTTCGCCGTTATGGGCGGCGTCTTTTCAGAGGGAGTGGATTTAATCGGCAACAGGCTGAACGGAGTGATTGTGGTGGGTGTCGGGCTCCCGCAAATCGGGTTTGAGCGGAATGTCATGAAGGAGTATTTTCAGCAGTCAGGCAGAAATGGATTTGATTATGCCTACGTTTATCCGGGGATGAACAAGGTTCTTCAGGCAGGAGGAAGGCTGATCAGGTCTGAGGATGATACCGGCACCATTGTGCTTGTCGATGACAGGTTTCTGACTGAGAAATATCAGGCTCTTCTCCCGAATGAATGGAGCAGCTTTTATCTTTTGAACAAGCCATTTATATAG
- a CDS encoding NAD(P)H-dependent oxidoreductase, producing the protein MLKALYLNCSLKKGNEPSNTESLMRQSQKHLENEGVRTEELRISDYNLAFGMAEDLGRGDEWPLILKKIAEADIVVIGTPLWLGEKSSIAALVMERLYASSSEMNEKGQSIYYNKVGGVAVTGNEDGAKEASRSILYGLQHIGFLIPPNADVYWVGEAGPGPSYMEAGKENAFTIKNTRTMSMNLVHLARLLNEHPIPAAGNTL; encoded by the coding sequence ATGCTTAAAGCTCTTTATTTGAATTGTTCCTTAAAGAAAGGCAACGAGCCTTCAAACACTGAATCGCTCATGAGACAGTCTCAAAAGCATCTGGAAAACGAAGGGGTGCGAACAGAAGAACTGAGGATTTCCGATTACAATCTTGCTTTTGGAATGGCGGAGGATCTGGGCCGGGGAGATGAATGGCCGCTGATTCTTAAGAAAATCGCCGAGGCGGATATTGTTGTCATAGGGACGCCTCTCTGGCTTGGCGAAAAAAGCAGTATAGCCGCACTAGTCATGGAACGGCTTTATGCATCAAGCAGTGAAATGAATGAAAAAGGCCAGTCTATTTATTATAATAAAGTGGGCGGTGTGGCTGTTACAGGAAATGAGGACGGCGCAAAGGAAGCCTCGCGCTCCATTCTCTACGGACTGCAGCACATCGGCTTTTTGATCCCGCCGAATGCAGATGTATACTGGGTCGGCGAGGCAGGACCGGGACCTTCCTATATGGAAGCAGGAAAGGAAAATGCCTTTACAATCAAAAACACGAGAACGATGAGCATGAATCTTGTGCATCTTGCAAGGCTCCTGAATGAGCATCCGATTCCTGCGGCGGGAAATACCCTTTAA
- a CDS encoding sigma-70 family RNA polymerase sigma factor, with amino-acid sequence MGSLKALVKKAKKGDGEAFVLLVRQYEDVLYRTARRLLTKDEDAADAMQDAILSAYEKLHTLKNDEYFNTWICKILINTCNSQLKKNKAIPVLHDHLLPAEKNNGYVKLELEDALNSLNEVYRMALILYYIVGLNVKEISEFLKEPEGTIKSRLSRAKSILRTTYYKTEGVIGYE; translated from the coding sequence ATGGGGTCACTGAAAGCTTTAGTAAAAAAGGCGAAAAAGGGAGACGGCGAAGCCTTTGTTCTGCTTGTCAGGCAATACGAAGATGTCTTGTACAGAACAGCCAGAAGATTATTAACCAAAGATGAAGATGCGGCGGATGCTATGCAGGATGCGATTCTATCGGCATATGAAAAACTACATACGTTAAAAAACGATGAATACTTCAATACCTGGATCTGCAAAATCCTGATCAATACGTGCAACAGCCAGCTGAAAAAGAATAAAGCCATTCCGGTTCTTCATGATCATCTGCTTCCCGCAGAAAAAAATAACGGCTACGTAAAGCTGGAATTAGAAGATGCACTGAACAGTTTAAACGAAGTCTACAGGATGGCACTTATTTTATATTACATTGTCGGATTGAATGTGAAAGAAATCAGTGAATTTTTAAAAGAGCCGGAAGGGACGATTAAATCAAGACTGTCCAGAGCGAAATCAATCTTGAGAACGACTTATTATAAAACCGAAGGAGTGATTGGGTATGAATGA
- a CDS encoding endonuclease codes for MLKNKPAILLMKLVMLLALFIPVLQTTPTQVHAADGSLTNPYSVAEANANQNGSVKSVKGYVVGQPTGTNTVITSNYPNDYALALADSPTETSTSKMIYVQIPSSFRSQFGLMTNSSLKGTQIKVTGKLAAYFSHSGVTSTTAMEKISGGGTQPDPDPDPDPGTEPSPYDDTYYQTAIGKTGSSLKSALHNIIDDHRELSYDNVWDALRNTDEDPNNPNNVILLYTGRSQGEFTNGGNVNDWNREHVWAKSHGDFGTAMGPGTDIHHLRPTDVSVNSSRGNKDFDMGGTQHSEAIGNYTDSDSWEPRDAVKGDVARMLFYMAVRYEGDSGEVDLELNNSVNNGTAPYHGKMSVLIQWHKQDPVDAREMRRNDIIYKDYQYNRNPFIDHPEWVDAIWN; via the coding sequence TTGCTTAAAAATAAGCCTGCCATTTTACTAATGAAGCTAGTCATGCTTCTAGCCCTGTTTATCCCTGTTCTGCAGACGACTCCAACACAAGTTCATGCTGCAGACGGTTCGCTGACAAATCCCTACTCGGTAGCAGAAGCAAATGCCAATCAAAACGGTTCGGTCAAATCGGTTAAAGGGTATGTTGTTGGACAGCCGACTGGGACAAATACAGTCATCACAAGCAATTATCCGAACGATTATGCACTCGCACTTGCTGATTCTCCAACTGAAACAAGCACATCCAAAATGATTTATGTACAAATTCCGTCCTCGTTCCGCTCACAATTTGGTTTGATGACGAATTCTTCTTTAAAAGGAACTCAAATTAAAGTTACAGGCAAACTGGCTGCTTATTTTTCGCACAGCGGTGTAACCAGCACGACTGCGATGGAGAAAATCTCAGGAGGCGGCACACAGCCTGACCCAGATCCAGATCCAGATCCGGGAACGGAGCCTTCCCCTTATGATGATACGTACTATCAAACAGCAATCGGCAAAACGGGCTCTTCTTTAAAATCAGCGCTTCATAATATTATCGATGATCATAGAGAACTCTCTTATGACAACGTTTGGGATGCCTTGAGAAATACAGATGAAGACCCGAATAACCCGAACAATGTCATTCTTCTGTATACAGGCCGCTCACAAGGTGAATTCACAAACGGCGGCAATGTAAACGATTGGAACAGAGAGCATGTCTGGGCGAAATCACATGGCGATTTCGGAACGGCTATGGGTCCAGGAACAGATATTCATCATCTGCGGCCTACTGATGTAAGTGTCAACAGCTCAAGAGGAAACAAAGACTTTGATATGGGCGGCACACAGCATTCAGAAGCAATTGGCAACTATACGGATTCTGATTCATGGGAGCCGAGAGATGCTGTTAAAGGCGATGTGGCAAGGATGCTGTTTTACATGGCCGTCCGCTACGAGGGAGACAGCGGCGAAGTGGACCTTGAGCTGAACAACAGCGTGAACAACGGTACAGCGCCGTACCACGGGAAAATGTCTGTCCTGATTCAATGGCACAAGCAGGATCCGGTTGATGCCCGTGAAATGAGACGAAACGACATCATCTATAAAGACTATCAATATAACCGCAATCCATTTATTGATCATCCGGAATGGGTGGACGCTATTTGGAATTAA
- a CDS encoding carbon starvation CstA family protein — protein MKALKSIVIWGIVSALGAAGFGVIALNQGESINAIWLLVAAVCSYAVAYRFYSRFIAKKVFELDDKRETPAETHNDGKDYVPTNKWVLFGHHFAAIAGAGPLVGPILAAQMGYLPGTIWIIVGVILAGAVQDFIILFGSMRRKGKSLGEMIKEEIGPITGIIAMIGILGIMIILLAVLALVVVKALVGSPWGMFTIAATIPIAIFMGIYMRYIRPGRVGEGSIIGVILLLLSIYYGQHVAETPELAKMFTFSGETIAILMIGYGFIASVLPVWLLLAPRDYLSTFLKIGTILGLAVGIIVVAPDLQMPSVTPFIDGTGPVFAGNLFPFLFITIACGAVSGFHALVSSGTTPKMIERESHARPIGYGAMLTESFVAVMAMIAACVLTPGIYFAINSPPALIGTDAVQAASVVSSWGFTITPDDLTGLADDVGEETVLSRTGGAPTLAIGMAYIFSEVIGGKALMAFWYHFAILFEALFILTTIDAGTRVGRFMIQDLLGHVYKPLARTDFLPANILATALCVLGWGYFLYQGVIDPLGGINTLWPLFGIANQMLAGIALLLGTTILFKMGKKAYVWVTLIPTTWILIVTMTAGWQKLFHENPKIGFLSHAELFKGALDKGEVLAPAANASQMKQVLINDYVDAALCAIFMIVVIAVLIAAVRIWIQVLTNKKTTLHEAPYITRSDGGVSTHV, from the coding sequence ATGAAAGCGCTTAAGTCAATCGTGATTTGGGGAATTGTTTCTGCTTTGGGGGCTGCAGGATTCGGGGTAATTGCTCTCAATCAGGGAGAAAGCATCAATGCCATTTGGCTGCTCGTGGCAGCCGTTTGTTCATACGCTGTCGCCTACCGGTTTTACAGCAGATTTATCGCAAAAAAAGTGTTTGAGCTTGATGATAAGCGCGAAACACCTGCAGAAACGCATAATGACGGAAAAGATTATGTGCCGACAAACAAATGGGTGCTGTTTGGCCACCATTTTGCGGCGATTGCCGGAGCAGGGCCGCTTGTAGGGCCGATTCTTGCCGCGCAAATGGGGTATTTACCGGGAACAATCTGGATCATCGTCGGGGTTATTCTTGCAGGAGCTGTCCAGGACTTTATCATCCTGTTCGGATCCATGCGCCGCAAAGGAAAATCATTAGGGGAAATGATTAAAGAAGAAATTGGTCCAATAACGGGAATCATTGCGATGATTGGAATTCTTGGCATTATGATTATTCTTTTAGCTGTTCTTGCTCTCGTTGTTGTAAAAGCGCTCGTTGGAAGTCCGTGGGGCATGTTTACAATTGCCGCAACCATTCCGATCGCCATTTTCATGGGGATTTATATGAGATATATCCGTCCGGGAAGAGTAGGGGAAGGGTCTATTATCGGAGTGATCCTGCTGCTTTTGTCAATCTATTACGGACAGCATGTGGCAGAAACACCGGAGCTTGCCAAGATGTTTACATTCAGCGGCGAAACAATTGCCATTCTTATGATCGGATACGGGTTCATTGCCTCTGTTCTGCCTGTTTGGCTCCTGCTTGCACCGAGGGACTACCTCAGCACGTTTTTAAAGATTGGCACCATCCTGGGCCTTGCTGTAGGAATTATTGTGGTGGCACCTGATCTCCAGATGCCGTCCGTGACTCCTTTCATAGATGGCACAGGGCCTGTATTTGCCGGGAATCTGTTTCCCTTCCTGTTTATTACCATCGCATGCGGAGCTGTGTCCGGTTTCCACGCACTTGTTTCTTCAGGAACGACTCCGAAAATGATAGAAAGAGAGTCACACGCCCGTCCAATCGGATACGGTGCGATGCTGACTGAGTCATTTGTAGCCGTTATGGCCATGATTGCTGCATGTGTGCTGACGCCGGGTATATATTTTGCCATCAACAGTCCCCCTGCTTTAATTGGAACAGACGCCGTTCAGGCTGCGTCCGTCGTTTCAAGCTGGGGATTCACAATCACACCTGATGATTTAACGGGACTTGCTGATGATGTGGGAGAAGAGACCGTTCTCTCAAGAACAGGCGGTGCGCCGACTCTTGCTATTGGCATGGCCTATATTTTTTCAGAAGTCATCGGCGGCAAAGCGCTTATGGCCTTCTGGTATCATTTTGCCATACTGTTTGAAGCATTGTTCATCCTTACAACCATTGACGCAGGCACGCGTGTCGGCAGATTTATGATTCAGGATCTCCTTGGACACGTGTATAAGCCGCTTGCAAGAACTGATTTCCTGCCTGCCAACATTTTAGCTACAGCCCTGTGTGTGCTTGGGTGGGGATACTTCCTTTATCAAGGAGTCATAGACCCGCTTGGGGGAATCAATACACTGTGGCCGCTGTTTGGAATTGCAAACCAGATGCTTGCGGGAATTGCGCTGCTTCTTGGAACAACCATCCTGTTCAAAATGGGCAAGAAAGCATATGTCTGGGTGACGCTCATACCGACTACATGGATTCTGATCGTCACAATGACAGCGGGCTGGCAAAAGCTTTTTCATGAAAATCCCAAGATTGGATTCCTTTCACATGCCGAACTGTTCAAAGGTGCTCTGGATAAAGGCGAGGTGCTGGCACCTGCTGCAAATGCAAGTCAGATGAAACAGGTGCTGATTAACGATTATGTCGATGCAGCACTATGTGCCATTTTCATGATTGTCGTCATTGCCGTCCTCATAGCTGCTGTCCGCATCTGGATACAGGTGTTGACCAATAAAAAAACGACCCTCCATGAGGCGCCGTATATTACAAGGTCTGATGGAGGAGTGAGCACCCATGTTTAA